A genomic segment from Streptomyces antibioticus encodes:
- a CDS encoding electron transfer flavoprotein subunit alpha/FixB family protein, producing the protein MAEVLVYVDHVDGAVRKPTLELLTLARRIGEPVAVALGAGAENTAATLAEHGAVKVLTHDASEYADYLVVPKVDALQAAVEAVSPAAVLVPSSAEGKEVAARLALRIGSGIITDAVDLEAGDEGPVATQSVFAASFTTKSRVSTGTPVITVKPNSAAVEAAPAAGAVEALAVTFSAQATGTKVTGRTARESTGRPELTEAAIVVSGGRGVNGAENFAIIEALADSLGAAVGASRAAVDAGWYPHTNQVGQTGKSVSPQLYIANGISGAIQHRAGMQTSKTIVAVNKDAEAPIFDLVDYGVVGDLFDVVPQLTEEIKTRKG; encoded by the coding sequence ATGGCTGAAGTCCTCGTCTACGTCGACCACGTGGACGGTGCCGTCCGCAAGCCGACCCTCGAGCTGCTGACCCTCGCCCGCCGCATCGGCGAGCCCGTCGCCGTCGCGCTCGGCGCCGGTGCCGAGAACACCGCCGCCACGCTCGCCGAGCACGGCGCCGTGAAGGTCCTCACCCACGACGCGTCCGAGTACGCCGACTACCTCGTCGTACCGAAGGTGGACGCGCTCCAGGCCGCCGTCGAGGCCGTCTCCCCGGCCGCCGTCCTCGTGCCGTCCTCCGCGGAGGGCAAGGAGGTCGCCGCCCGCCTGGCGCTGCGCATCGGCTCCGGCATCATCACCGACGCCGTCGACCTCGAGGCCGGCGACGAGGGCCCGGTGGCCACCCAGTCGGTGTTCGCCGCGTCCTTCACCACCAAGTCCCGGGTCTCCACCGGCACTCCGGTCATCACCGTCAAGCCCAACAGCGCGGCGGTCGAGGCCGCCCCGGCCGCCGGTGCGGTCGAGGCCCTCGCGGTGACCTTCTCCGCCCAGGCCACCGGCACCAAGGTCACCGGCCGCACGGCCCGTGAGTCGACCGGCCGCCCGGAGCTGACCGAGGCCGCGATCGTCGTCTCCGGCGGCCGTGGCGTCAACGGCGCGGAGAACTTCGCGATCATCGAGGCCCTCGCCGACTCCCTCGGCGCGGCCGTCGGCGCCTCCCGCGCCGCGGTGGACGCGGGCTGGTACCCGCACACCAACCAGGTCGGCCAGACCGGCAAGTCCGTCTCGCCGCAGCTCTACATCGCCAACGGCATCTCCGGCGCCATCCAGCACCGCGCCGGCATGCAGACCTCGAAGACCATCGTGGCCGTCAACAAGGACGCCGAGGCCCCGATCTTCGACCTGGTCGACTACGGCGTCGTCGGCGACCTGTTCGACGTCGTCCCGCAGCTCACCGAGGAGATCAAGACCCGCAAGGGCTGA
- a CDS encoding lysophospholipid acyltransferase family protein yields MAELVYRPVVGLAQTLFKAWDLKIDCKGSENIPRSGGAVLVSNHISYLDFIFNGLAALPQKRLVRFMAKESVFRHRISGPLMRGMKHIPVDREQGETAYQHALDSLRSGEIVGVFPEATISQSFTLKSFKSGAARMAQEAGVPLIPMAVWGTQRLWTKGHPRNFKRSHTPITIRVGEALEASRDKYAGALTRQLRERVQELLEAAQRAYPVRPKDATDTWWMPAHLGGTAPTPEQVRAAEAR; encoded by the coding sequence ATGGCAGAGCTTGTCTACCGTCCCGTCGTCGGCCTCGCCCAGACCTTGTTCAAGGCCTGGGACCTCAAGATCGACTGCAAGGGGTCGGAGAACATCCCGCGCTCGGGTGGAGCCGTGCTGGTGAGCAATCACATCAGCTACCTCGACTTCATCTTCAACGGTCTCGCGGCCCTCCCGCAGAAACGTCTCGTTCGGTTCATGGCGAAGGAGTCCGTCTTCCGCCACCGCATCTCCGGTCCGCTGATGCGCGGGATGAAGCACATCCCGGTCGACCGCGAGCAGGGCGAGACCGCCTACCAGCACGCGCTGGACTCCCTGCGGTCCGGCGAGATCGTGGGCGTCTTCCCCGAGGCGACGATCTCGCAGTCCTTCACGCTGAAGAGCTTCAAGTCGGGCGCGGCCCGCATGGCCCAGGAGGCGGGCGTCCCGCTGATCCCGATGGCCGTGTGGGGCACGCAGCGGCTGTGGACCAAGGGCCACCCGCGCAACTTCAAGCGCAGCCACACCCCGATCACCATCCGGGTCGGCGAGGCGTTGGAAGCGTCCCGCGACAAGTACGCGGGCGCGCTGACCCGCCAGCTCCGCGAACGCGTCCAGGAACTCCTGGAGGCCGCCCAGCGCGCCTACCCGGTCCGCCCCAAGGACGCCACCGACACCTGGTGGATGCCGGCCCACCTCGGCGGCACGGCCCCGACCCCGGAACAGGTACGGGCGGCGGAGGCACGCTGA
- a CDS encoding transglutaminase domain-containing protein — MELIQQNPDLSAYLAADEVIDHHHPVVRATAARLASNAADSYAYARLAFEYVRDVIPHSQDAGDPRVTWRASDVLEQATGICYAKAHALAALLRAEDIPTALCYQRFDVLHGLIAVRFNGAWHRQDPRGNKPGVNAQFSLTGEQLAFVPDPDAGEEDDPVLYATPPPTILNALKSASDRDQLWSNLPTALT, encoded by the coding sequence ATGGAGCTGATCCAGCAGAACCCCGACCTGTCCGCCTACCTGGCCGCTGACGAGGTCATAGACCATCACCACCCGGTCGTCCGCGCCACGGCCGCCCGCCTCGCCTCGAACGCCGCCGACTCGTATGCCTATGCACGGCTCGCCTTCGAGTACGTCCGCGACGTCATCCCCCATTCCCAGGACGCCGGCGATCCGCGCGTGACCTGGCGGGCCTCCGACGTCCTGGAGCAGGCCACGGGCATCTGCTACGCCAAGGCCCACGCGCTGGCCGCGCTGCTGCGGGCCGAGGACATCCCCACGGCGCTCTGCTACCAGCGCTTCGACGTCCTCCACGGCCTGATCGCCGTCCGCTTCAACGGCGCCTGGCACCGCCAGGACCCCCGAGGCAACAAGCCCGGCGTGAACGCCCAGTTCTCCCTGACGGGCGAACAACTGGCCTTCGTACCAGACCCGGACGCGGGCGAAGAGGACGACCCGGTCCTCTACGCGACCCCACCCCCGACGATCCTGAACGCCCTCAAGTCGGCTTCCGATCGAGATCAGTTGTGGAGCAACCTGCCGACGGCACTGACGTGA
- a CDS encoding SDR family oxidoreductase, whose translation MGNGALNGAVIAVAGAGGPAGRAALLRLAEAGATVVGADNDPERLAEAVDAARYGAGGATVTGEPVDLLDLDSTRDWAHRVEKEYGRVDGVVHLVGGWRGSETFIKTSLDDWDFLELLLVKTVQHTSLAFFEALQRSDRGRYVLISAAGATNPSAGNAAYAAAKAAAEAWTLALADAFRKAGGAEGPTSAAAILVVKALVHEAMRADRPNAKFAGFTDVKDLAEAITGVWDKPASEVNGQRLWLTEKP comes from the coding sequence ATGGGGAACGGGGCTCTCAACGGTGCGGTGATCGCGGTGGCCGGCGCGGGCGGACCCGCCGGCCGGGCGGCACTGCTCAGGCTCGCCGAGGCGGGCGCCACCGTCGTCGGCGCGGACAACGACCCCGAGCGCCTGGCGGAGGCCGTCGACGCGGCCCGCTACGGCGCCGGCGGCGCCACCGTCACCGGCGAACCGGTCGACCTGCTCGACCTGGACTCCACCCGGGACTGGGCGCACCGCGTCGAGAAGGAGTACGGCCGGGTCGACGGCGTCGTCCATCTCGTCGGCGGCTGGCGGGGCAGCGAGACGTTCATCAAGACCAGCCTGGACGACTGGGACTTCCTTGAGCTGCTGCTCGTCAAGACCGTGCAGCACACGTCGCTCGCCTTCTTCGAGGCCCTCCAGCGCAGCGACCGCGGCCGGTACGTGCTGATCAGCGCCGCCGGTGCCACCAATCCCAGCGCGGGCAACGCCGCGTACGCCGCCGCCAAGGCCGCCGCCGAGGCGTGGACCCTCGCGCTCGCCGACGCCTTCCGCAAGGCCGGGGGCGCCGAGGGGCCGACCTCCGCGGCTGCGATCCTGGTGGTGAAGGCGTTGGTGCACGAGGCGATGCGCGCCGACCGGCCCAACGCGAAGTTCGCGGGCTTCACGGACGTCAAGGACCTGGCCGAGGCCATCACCGGTGTCTGGGACAAGCCCGCATCCGAAGTGAACGGACAGCGTCTGTGGCTCACCGAGAAGCCGTGA
- a CDS encoding VOC family protein: MKLDAPVPGRPCWVELGTPDLDAAKRFYTELFGWRPERDPRQKAGGYTVAHLGEEAVAALAPLYQESQPCAWNVSFAVSDADVSARLLTEAGGTVLVGPMDVFDLGRFVVALDPGGAAFQLWQAVSFPGAGLFDEPGSLGWVELLTRDPAPAESFYSTVFGWTVRSSEDYVHWGVGGVDFGGMVRMDEKYPPEVPPHWLPYFVVAELDTSVPTALDAGAAALTEPTKAADGPRFAVLRDPQGAVFGLYEPCEEDGENGKNGAGG; the protein is encoded by the coding sequence ATGAAGCTCGACGCGCCCGTGCCCGGCCGGCCCTGCTGGGTGGAGCTGGGAACCCCCGATCTGGACGCGGCGAAGCGGTTCTACACGGAGCTGTTCGGCTGGCGCCCGGAACGTGATCCACGGCAGAAGGCCGGCGGCTACACCGTGGCGCACCTGGGCGAGGAGGCCGTCGCCGCGCTGGCCCCGCTGTACCAGGAGAGCCAGCCGTGCGCCTGGAACGTCTCCTTCGCGGTGTCGGACGCCGACGTGAGCGCCCGGCTGCTGACCGAGGCCGGCGGCACCGTCCTGGTGGGCCCGATGGACGTGTTCGACCTGGGCCGTTTCGTCGTCGCCCTCGATCCGGGCGGCGCCGCGTTCCAGCTCTGGCAGGCGGTCTCCTTCCCCGGCGCCGGGCTGTTCGACGAACCGGGCTCGCTGGGCTGGGTGGAGCTGCTGACCCGCGATCCGGCACCGGCGGAGTCGTTCTACTCGACGGTGTTCGGCTGGACCGTCCGCTCCTCGGAGGACTACGTGCACTGGGGCGTCGGCGGCGTGGACTTCGGCGGCATGGTCAGGATGGACGAGAAGTACCCCCCGGAGGTCCCGCCGCACTGGCTGCCGTACTTCGTGGTGGCCGAACTGGACACCTCCGTACCGACCGCCCTGGACGCGGGCGCGGCGGCGCTCACGGAGCCCACGAAGGCGGCGGACGGCCCCCGGTTCGCGGTGCTGCGCGATCCGCAGGGGGCGGTCTTCGGCCTGTACGAACCGTGCGAGGAGGACGGGGAGAACGGGAAGAACGGCGCGGGCGGGTAG
- a CDS encoding flavin reductase family protein, whose amino-acid sequence MTATPDLRTAQLASPDLLRSVFRRHAAGVAVITASGAGGPAGFTATSLTSVSAEPPMLSFGIGTGASSWPAISRAEHVGVHLLGEHQRDLAATFARSGADRFGAPTVWREGPHGVPVLDDVLAWLVCRVVARVPAGDHRIVLAEVVLGDPAGAGRPLLYHQGRFTALRD is encoded by the coding sequence ATGACGGCCACGCCCGATCTCCGCACCGCTCAGCTCGCCTCCCCCGATCTCCTGCGCTCCGTCTTCCGGCGGCACGCGGCCGGTGTGGCCGTGATCACCGCGTCCGGCGCGGGCGGACCGGCCGGCTTCACCGCCACCTCCCTCACCTCGGTCTCCGCCGAACCCCCGATGCTCTCCTTCGGTATCGGCACGGGCGCCTCCAGTTGGCCCGCGATATCCCGCGCCGAGCATGTGGGCGTCCACCTGCTCGGCGAGCACCAGCGCGACCTCGCCGCCACGTTCGCCCGCAGCGGGGCGGACCGCTTCGGCGCCCCCACCGTGTGGCGGGAGGGACCGCACGGCGTGCCGGTCCTCGACGACGTCCTGGCCTGGCTGGTCTGCCGGGTCGTGGCCCGGGTCCCGGCCGGTGACCACCGCATCGTGCTGGCCGAAGTCGTCCTCGGCGACCCGGCGGGCGCGGGCCGTCCGCTGCTCTACCACCAAGGCCGGTTCACCGCGCTGCGGGATTGA
- a CDS encoding electron transfer flavoprotein subunit beta/FixA family protein, protein MSLRIVVTVKYVPDATGDRHFADDLTVDRDDVDGLLSELDEYAVEQALQISENSDDDVEITVLTVGPEDAKDALRKALSMGADKAIHVEDDDLHGTDVIGTSLVLAKAIEKAGYDLVISGMASTDGTAGVVPALLAERLGVPQVTLLSEVSVEDGTVKGRRDGDAASEQLEAALPAVVSVTDQSGEARYPSFKGIMAAKKKPVESWDLSDLDIEAEQVGLEGSWTAVDVANERPARTAGTIVKDEGEGGKQLAEYLASQKFI, encoded by the coding sequence GTGAGCTTGAGGATCGTTGTCACTGTGAAGTACGTGCCCGACGCCACTGGCGACCGGCACTTCGCCGATGACCTGACCGTCGACCGGGACGACGTGGACGGTCTGCTCTCCGAGCTCGACGAATACGCCGTCGAGCAGGCGTTGCAGATCTCCGAGAACTCCGACGACGACGTGGAGATCACCGTTCTGACGGTGGGCCCCGAGGACGCCAAGGACGCCCTGCGCAAGGCGCTGTCCATGGGCGCCGACAAGGCGATCCACGTCGAGGACGACGACCTGCACGGCACCGACGTCATCGGCACCTCCCTGGTGCTGGCCAAGGCCATCGAGAAGGCGGGCTACGACCTGGTCATCTCCGGCATGGCCTCCACCGACGGCACCGCCGGTGTGGTCCCCGCCCTGCTGGCCGAGCGCCTGGGCGTCCCGCAGGTCACCCTGCTGTCCGAGGTCTCCGTCGAGGACGGCACGGTCAAGGGCCGCCGGGACGGCGACGCCGCCTCCGAGCAGCTCGAGGCCGCCCTGCCGGCCGTCGTGTCGGTCACCGACCAGTCGGGCGAGGCGCGTTACCCGTCCTTCAAGGGCATCATGGCCGCCAAGAAGAAGCCGGTGGAGTCCTGGGACCTGTCCGACCTCGACATCGAGGCGGAGCAGGTCGGCCTGGAGGGCTCCTGGACCGCGGTCGACGTCGCGAACGAGCGCCCGGCCCGCACCGCCGGCACGATCGTCAAGGACGAGGGCGAGGGCGGCAAGCAGCTCGCCGAGTACCTCGCGAGCCAGAAGTTCATCTAA
- a CDS encoding DUF6421 family protein: MTEILVQAAMGDSVPPVTRVVEHPAWPVLKDAVERIRPWQSKDGSIDFTADGAPERADAEKAVRAVIEAVEELSPLLPHDDAYHRALVADLRTWAEGGFEVPDFLDSLLAFQPAADRRDGLQHLVVFPMYTQNGNPDRNLEAVVLRMVWPEWLAELERTRYDNPLFCGITFEDFTAGYDTNSAVLFPETIAVREAPERFSWGGIFCDREAARFRRVTDAAVGILGMQLPEDIAAMVHDQKRCEEAFVLWDMVHDRTHSHGDLPFDPFMIKQRQPFWMYGLEELRCDLTAFKEAVKLEADGVPQARDVQYAVLFDRMFRFPLTGERVRNYDGLGGQLLFAYLHKHDVVRWTDNKLFIDWQRAPQVTNQLCAEIETLYRDGIDRPKLVHWFAGYELVSTYLSPHPGSKWAKGPDALDLSLPPRKLVDDVLPDEFPLSMFYEALSKKLKNVIASTKGITADSADRVAA; the protein is encoded by the coding sequence ATGACGGAAATTCTTGTGCAGGCGGCTATGGGGGACAGCGTTCCTCCGGTGACCAGGGTGGTGGAGCACCCGGCCTGGCCCGTGCTCAAGGATGCCGTGGAGCGGATCCGCCCCTGGCAGTCCAAGGACGGGTCGATCGACTTCACGGCTGACGGCGCGCCCGAGCGCGCGGACGCCGAGAAGGCCGTCCGTGCGGTGATCGAGGCCGTCGAGGAGCTGTCCCCGCTGCTCCCGCACGACGACGCCTACCACCGCGCCCTGGTCGCGGACCTGCGCACCTGGGCCGAGGGCGGCTTCGAGGTGCCGGACTTCCTGGACTCGCTGCTGGCCTTCCAGCCCGCCGCCGACCGCCGTGACGGCCTTCAGCACCTGGTCGTCTTCCCGATGTACACGCAGAACGGCAACCCCGACCGCAACCTCGAGGCCGTCGTGCTGCGCATGGTGTGGCCGGAGTGGCTCGCCGAGCTGGAGCGCACCCGCTACGACAACCCGCTGTTCTGCGGGATCACTTTCGAGGACTTCACGGCCGGGTACGACACCAACTCCGCCGTGCTCTTCCCGGAGACCATCGCCGTCCGCGAGGCGCCGGAACGTTTCTCCTGGGGTGGCATCTTCTGCGACCGCGAAGCCGCCCGCTTCCGCCGGGTCACCGACGCCGCCGTCGGCATCCTGGGCATGCAGCTCCCCGAGGACATCGCCGCCATGGTCCACGACCAGAAGCGCTGCGAGGAGGCGTTCGTCCTGTGGGACATGGTCCACGACCGCACTCACAGCCACGGCGACCTGCCGTTCGACCCCTTCATGATCAAGCAGCGCCAGCCGTTCTGGATGTACGGCCTGGAGGAGCTGCGCTGCGACCTCACCGCCTTCAAGGAGGCCGTGAAGCTGGAGGCCGACGGCGTCCCGCAGGCCCGTGACGTCCAGTACGCGGTCCTCTTCGACCGCATGTTCCGCTTCCCGCTCACCGGCGAGCGTGTGCGCAACTACGACGGTCTCGGCGGCCAGCTCCTCTTCGCCTACCTGCACAAGCACGACGTCGTCCGCTGGACCGACAACAAGCTGTTCATCGACTGGCAGCGCGCCCCGCAGGTCACCAACCAGCTCTGCGCCGAGATCGAGACGCTCTACCGCGACGGCATCGACCGCCCGAAGCTCGTCCACTGGTTCGCCGGCTACGAGCTGGTCTCCACCTACCTCTCCCCGCACCCGGGCTCCAAGTGGGCCAAGGGTCCCGACGCCCTCGACCTGTCCCTGCCGCCGCGCAAACTCGTCGATGACGTGCTTCCGGACGAGTTTCCGCTGAGCATGTTCTATGAGGCCCTGTCCAAGAAGCTCAAGAACGTGATCGCCTCCACGAAGGGCATCACGGCGGACAGCGCCGACCGGGTCGCCGCGTGA
- a CDS encoding threonine aldolase family protein, producing the protein MNPPKTDARRHHDPQVRGFASDNYAGAHPEVMAALALANGGHQVAYGEDDYTEHLQGIIRSHFGPTAEAFPVFNGTGANVVALQAVTDRWGAVICAESAHINVDEGGAPERMGGLKLLTVPTPDGKLTPELIDRQAWGFDDEHRAMPQVVSITQSTELGTLYTPDEIRAICDHAHAHGLKVHLDGSRIANAAASLNVPMRTFTNAVGVDILSLGGTKNGALFGEAVVVINQDAVRRMKHLRKLSMQLASKMRFVSVQLEALLAKDLWLRNARHANEMAQRLAEGARAVHGVEILHPVQANGVFARLPHEVSLRLQKRFRFYFWDEAAGDVRWMCAYDTTEEDVDLFVAALKEEMAR; encoded by the coding sequence GTGAATCCTCCGAAGACCGACGCGCGTCGCCACCACGACCCGCAGGTCCGCGGTTTCGCCAGCGACAACTACGCCGGGGCCCACCCGGAGGTGATGGCCGCCCTGGCCCTGGCCAACGGCGGCCATCAGGTGGCGTACGGCGAGGACGACTACACCGAGCATCTCCAGGGGATCATCCGCAGCCACTTCGGCCCCACGGCGGAGGCGTTCCCGGTCTTCAACGGCACCGGCGCCAATGTCGTCGCGCTCCAGGCGGTCACCGACCGCTGGGGCGCGGTGATCTGCGCCGAGAGCGCCCACATCAACGTGGACGAGGGCGGCGCGCCCGAGCGCATGGGCGGGCTGAAGCTGCTCACCGTGCCGACCCCGGACGGCAAGCTCACGCCCGAGCTGATCGACCGGCAGGCGTGGGGCTTCGACGACGAGCACCGGGCGATGCCGCAGGTCGTGTCGATCACCCAGAGCACCGAGCTGGGCACCCTCTACACGCCCGACGAGATCCGCGCGATCTGCGACCACGCGCACGCGCACGGTCTGAAGGTCCATCTCGACGGCTCCCGGATAGCCAACGCGGCGGCCTCGCTGAACGTCCCGATGCGGACGTTCACCAACGCGGTCGGCGTCGACATCCTCTCGCTGGGCGGCACGAAGAACGGCGCCCTGTTCGGCGAGGCGGTCGTCGTCATCAACCAGGACGCGGTACGGCGGATGAAGCATCTGCGCAAGCTGTCCATGCAGCTCGCCTCCAAGATGCGGTTCGTCTCCGTGCAGTTGGAGGCGCTGCTCGCCAAGGACCTGTGGCTGCGCAACGCCCGGCACGCCAACGAGATGGCCCAGCGGCTCGCCGAGGGCGCCCGCGCGGTGCACGGCGTGGAGATCCTCCACCCGGTGCAGGCGAACGGCGTCTTCGCCCGCCTGCCGCACGAGGTGAGCCTGCGGCTCCAGAAGCGGTTCCGCTTCTACTTCTGGGACGAGGCGGCGGGTGACGTGCGCTGGATGTGCGCGTACGACACGACCGAGGAGGACGTGGACCTGTTCGTCGCGGCGCTGAAGGAGGAGATGGCGCGCTAG
- a CDS encoding GNAT family N-acetyltransferase: METAATAVSGLTFRDATDADVDVLVALVESAYRGDSSRAGWTTEADILEGQRTDPEGVLEVIKSPDSRLLVVERDGRTVACCQLEHRGDHAYFGMFAVSPTLQGAGLGKVVIAEAERQARATWGVAEMHMTVIDVREDLIAWYERRGYHRTGRTSPFPYGDDRFGIPQRTDLRFELLVKPLV, from the coding sequence ATGGAGACCGCCGCCACCGCCGTGTCCGGACTCACCTTCCGCGATGCCACCGACGCCGATGTGGACGTCCTGGTCGCGCTCGTGGAGTCGGCGTACCGGGGGGACAGCAGCCGGGCCGGCTGGACCACGGAGGCGGACATCCTGGAGGGCCAGCGCACCGACCCCGAGGGCGTCCTGGAGGTCATCAAGTCGCCCGACAGCCGTCTGCTGGTCGTCGAGCGGGACGGCCGGACCGTCGCCTGCTGCCAGCTCGAACACCGCGGCGACCACGCCTACTTCGGCATGTTCGCCGTCAGCCCCACCCTCCAGGGCGCGGGCCTCGGCAAGGTCGTCATCGCGGAGGCCGAACGGCAGGCCCGCGCGACCTGGGGCGTCGCCGAGATGCACATGACGGTGATCGACGTACGCGAGGACCTCATCGCCTGGTACGAACGCCGCGGCTACCACCGCACGGGCCGCACCAGCCCCTTCCCCTACGGCGACGACCGCTTCGGCATCCCCCAGCGCACGGACCTCCGCTTCGAGCTGTTGGTCAAGCCGCTGGTGTAG
- a CDS encoding TlpA family protein disulfide reductase yields the protein MTGLVVCVVVLAAASAFGVLHRWRSGRVRVRGRDDGKRLDAGRLGGELGERATLVQFSSAFCAPCRATRRILGEVAVMVPGVAHIEIDAEEHLDLVRELDILKTPTVLVLDAGGRVVRRATGQPRRADVIAALGEAV from the coding sequence ATGACCGGACTGGTGGTGTGTGTGGTGGTGCTCGCCGCCGCGAGCGCCTTCGGAGTGCTGCATCGGTGGCGGAGCGGGAGGGTCCGGGTGCGCGGGCGTGACGACGGAAAGCGGCTCGACGCCGGGAGGCTCGGCGGCGAACTGGGGGAGCGGGCCACGCTCGTGCAGTTCTCCAGCGCCTTCTGCGCGCCCTGCCGCGCCACCCGCCGGATCCTCGGCGAGGTGGCCGTGATGGTCCCCGGCGTCGCGCACATCGAGATCGACGCCGAGGAACACCTCGACCTGGTGCGCGAACTGGACATCCTCAAGACCCCCACCGTCCTGGTGCTGGACGCCGGCGGCCGGGTGGTCCGGCGGGCCACCGGCCAGCCCCGCAGGGCGGACGTCATCGCGGCGCTGGGCGAGGCGGTGTGA
- a CDS encoding glycerophosphodiester phosphodiesterase, translating to MKFLTIGHRGVMGVEPENTLRSFVAAERAGLDAIELDLHVSRDGALVVMHDPDVDRTTDGSGTIADLTLAELRALDAGRGERVPVFEEVLDAVTLPLQAEIKDIQAARVLAEVIRERDLADRVEVSSFHDAAVTEMSRLVPGIRTALIGSRYGLDIVDRAVDAGAATVCLNLRRLTLEIVEEARKRDLRIIAWVVNTQEQLRLVHTLELDGVTTDYPGLGGRP from the coding sequence TTGAAGTTCCTCACCATCGGTCACCGCGGAGTCATGGGTGTCGAGCCCGAGAACACCCTGCGATCCTTCGTCGCCGCCGAGCGGGCCGGCCTCGACGCGATCGAACTCGATCTGCATGTGAGCAGAGACGGCGCACTGGTGGTCATGCACGATCCGGATGTCGATCGGACGACCGATGGGAGCGGTACCATCGCGGATCTCACGCTCGCGGAACTGCGCGCGCTGGACGCGGGGCGCGGCGAGCGGGTGCCGGTCTTCGAGGAGGTCCTGGACGCGGTGACGCTGCCGCTCCAGGCCGAGATCAAGGACATCCAGGCGGCGCGGGTGCTCGCCGAGGTGATCAGGGAACGGGATCTGGCGGACCGGGTCGAGGTGTCCTCCTTCCACGACGCGGCCGTCACCGAGATGTCCCGCCTGGTGCCCGGCATCCGCACGGCCCTGATCGGCAGCCGCTACGGCCTCGACATCGTGGACCGCGCCGTCGATGCGGGCGCGGCCACGGTCTGCCTGAACCTCCGCCGCCTCACCCTGGAGATCGTCGAGGAGGCCCGCAAGCGGGACCTGCGGATCATCGCGTGGGTGGTGAACACACAGGAACAACTCCGCCTGGTCCACACACTGGAGCTGGACGGGGTGACGACGGACTATCCGGGGCTGGGCGGGCGGCCCTGA
- a CDS encoding VOC family protein, translating to MVHVLSSRTLLRPTDPERSRRFYGEQLGLAVYREFGTGPDRGVVYFLGGGFLEVSGRSQAPADAGPAVRLWLQVADVTAAHEELRAAGVTVVRPPVKEPWGLVEMWIEDPDGIPIVLVEVPADHPIRYRPGI from the coding sequence ATGGTGCATGTACTGAGCAGCAGGACCCTGCTCCGCCCCACCGACCCCGAGCGTTCCCGGCGTTTCTACGGTGAGCAGCTCGGCCTGGCCGTGTACCGCGAGTTCGGTACGGGCCCGGATCGCGGGGTCGTCTACTTCCTCGGCGGCGGCTTCCTGGAGGTCTCGGGGCGTTCGCAGGCCCCGGCGGACGCCGGTCCCGCCGTACGGCTGTGGCTCCAGGTCGCGGACGTCACCGCGGCCCACGAGGAACTGCGGGCGGCCGGGGTCACCGTCGTGCGGCCGCCGGTGAAGGAGCCGTGGGGGCTGGTCGAGATGTGGATCGAGGATCCGGACGGCATCCCGATCGTGCTGGTGGAGGTGCCGGCGGACCATCCGATCCGGTACCGGCCGGGAATCTGA
- a CDS encoding DUF4395 domain-containing protein: MDIDARGPRFGAAVTTVVLAVVLVTGSAWLLAWQTLAFALGAAGGVGRSPYGWVFRRAVRPRLGPPTVFEAPEPPRFAQAVGLAFAVVGLVGFVLGPEWLGLAATGAALAAAFLNAAFGYCLGCELYLLVRRVTVRAE, translated from the coding sequence ATGGACATCGATGCGAGAGGCCCCCGGTTCGGGGCCGCCGTGACGACCGTAGTGCTCGCGGTCGTCCTGGTCACGGGCAGTGCCTGGCTGCTGGCCTGGCAGACGCTGGCGTTCGCGCTCGGCGCGGCGGGCGGGGTGGGGCGCTCGCCGTACGGCTGGGTGTTCCGCAGGGCGGTACGGCCGCGGCTCGGGCCGCCGACGGTCTTCGAGGCGCCGGAGCCGCCGCGGTTCGCACAGGCGGTGGGGCTCGCCTTCGCGGTGGTCGGTCTGGTCGGGTTCGTGCTGGGACCGGAGTGGCTGGGGCTCGCCGCGACCGGGGCGGCGCTCGCGGCCGCCTTCCTCAATGCCGCGTTCGGGTACTGCCTGGGCTGCGAGTTGTACCTGCTCGTACGCCGGGTGACGGTACGCGCGGAGTAA